The following proteins come from a genomic window of Hydractinia symbiolongicarpus strain clone_291-10 chromosome 2, HSymV2.1, whole genome shotgun sequence:
- the LOC130630209 gene encoding protein YIPF1-like isoform X1 — protein MASKGYSTIQLLDDEESDEEILNPVGDSKDLKFQDFSSDLPEQNLSSSAVLQNDNDDVDDDKQELLSKSTKQPSFWTFEYYQSFFDVDTEQVLYRMAYSMIPRKDNYLLTRIRPNPDLYGPFWICATLVFTIAICGNLSSFFASEGGTQWKSDFNLVSLSACVIYSYGWIVPGAVWAFFLWRGNLAGFTFFEIVCVYGYSLAVFIPISIMWVVPYDWLRWIFVLIGVISSGSVLGLTFWRAVEDDSRKVATFSILTILVLHATLAIGFKMYFFKSIKIMLPVAMEQLFTTITPTTPNTTTS, from the exons CTTCTAGATGATGAAGAAAGTGATGAAGAAATTTTGAATCCTGTTGGTGATAGCAAAGATCTAAAGTTTCAgg ATTTTTCTTCAGATTTACCTGAACAAAATTTATCTTCGTCTGCTGTTCTACAAAATG ACAATGATGACGTTGATGACGACAAGCAAGAG CTATTGTCAAAAAGCACCAAACAACCTTCGTTCTGGACATTTGAATATTACCAATCTTTTTTTGATGTTGACACAGAACAG gtTTTGTATAGGATGGCATACTCAATGATCCCGAGAAAAGATAATTATTTACTGACCAGAATCAGACCAAATCCTGATCTTTACG gtCCATTTTGGATATGTGCGACATTAGTCTTCACAATTGCAATCTGTGGCAACTTGTCAAGTTTTTTCGCTTCTGAAGGTGGCACGCAGTGGAAATCAGACTTCAATCTTG TGTCGCTGTCGGCATGTGTTATTTATTCATATGGTTGGATTGTGCCTGGCGCAGTGTGGGCGTTCTTTTTGTGGCGTGGCAATCTGGCGGGCTTCACATTTTTTGAAATAGTGTGTGTGTATGGTTACTCATTAGCAGTTTTTATCCCTATATCG atcatgTGGGTAGTTCCGTATGATTGGTTACGCTGGATATTTGTATTGATAGGTGTCATCAGTTCAG GTTCAGTTCTTGGTTTAACGTTTTGGAGAGCTGTAGAAGACGACAGTAGAAAA GTGGCGACCTTCTCCATACTGACGATTCTCGTGCTACATGCAACACTAGCTATAGGGTTCAAg ATGTATTTCTTCAAATCTATCAAAATTATGCTTCCTGTGGCAATGGAACAGCTATTCACGACAATAACTCCAACAACTCCGAATACTACGACTTCATGA
- the LOC130630209 gene encoding protein YIPF1-like isoform X2 → MTTEVVGQQKLLDDEESDEEILNPVGDSKDLKFQDFSSDLPEQNLSSSAVLQNDNDDVDDDKQELLSKSTKQPSFWTFEYYQSFFDVDTEQVLYRMAYSMIPRKDNYLLTRIRPNPDLYGPFWICATLVFTIAICGNLSSFFASEGGTQWKSDFNLVSLSACVIYSYGWIVPGAVWAFFLWRGNLAGFTFFEIVCVYGYSLAVFIPISIMWVVPYDWLRWIFVLIGVISSGSVLGLTFWRAVEDDSRKVATFSILTILVLHATLAIGFKMYFFKSIKIMLPVAMEQLFTTITPTTPNTTTS, encoded by the exons ATGACGACTGAGGTTGTTGGCCAGCAAAAG CTTCTAGATGATGAAGAAAGTGATGAAGAAATTTTGAATCCTGTTGGTGATAGCAAAGATCTAAAGTTTCAgg ATTTTTCTTCAGATTTACCTGAACAAAATTTATCTTCGTCTGCTGTTCTACAAAATG ACAATGATGACGTTGATGACGACAAGCAAGAG CTATTGTCAAAAAGCACCAAACAACCTTCGTTCTGGACATTTGAATATTACCAATCTTTTTTTGATGTTGACACAGAACAG gtTTTGTATAGGATGGCATACTCAATGATCCCGAGAAAAGATAATTATTTACTGACCAGAATCAGACCAAATCCTGATCTTTACG gtCCATTTTGGATATGTGCGACATTAGTCTTCACAATTGCAATCTGTGGCAACTTGTCAAGTTTTTTCGCTTCTGAAGGTGGCACGCAGTGGAAATCAGACTTCAATCTTG TGTCGCTGTCGGCATGTGTTATTTATTCATATGGTTGGATTGTGCCTGGCGCAGTGTGGGCGTTCTTTTTGTGGCGTGGCAATCTGGCGGGCTTCACATTTTTTGAAATAGTGTGTGTGTATGGTTACTCATTAGCAGTTTTTATCCCTATATCG atcatgTGGGTAGTTCCGTATGATTGGTTACGCTGGATATTTGTATTGATAGGTGTCATCAGTTCAG GTTCAGTTCTTGGTTTAACGTTTTGGAGAGCTGTAGAAGACGACAGTAGAAAA GTGGCGACCTTCTCCATACTGACGATTCTCGTGCTACATGCAACACTAGCTATAGGGTTCAAg ATGTATTTCTTCAAATCTATCAAAATTATGCTTCCTGTGGCAATGGAACAGCTATTCACGACAATAACTCCAACAACTCCGAATACTACGACTTCATGA